A single genomic interval of Armigeres subalbatus isolate Guangzhou_Male chromosome 1, GZ_Asu_2, whole genome shotgun sequence harbors:
- the LOC134206533 gene encoding geminin isoform X1, with product MSVLGAIFQPTIETPKFGKYKQFLVRFPQQKLWVDNYENPGTMSASSGKVVIPVESPAEQEVEHLKNARKLLKDVQNVPTMNKENVGKLNKLPAYLTHSHKELAKKTLFSDALEAIELKRKKTTAVQSQSSQTSPEKKPATITKPQITIEDLTSLEGPSEQYWEVLAERRRLALEESLAENQELYEKVGALEEELNLSKEMLAEARNLVEVLTELLQEGEAEREEAGSSKEGVRQVVDDSGVAPEPDLPSDEEDL from the exons ATGTCAGTTTTAGGCGCAATTTTCCAACCAACGATCGAGACGCCGAAGTTCGGAAAatacaaacaatttttagtCCGTTTTCCACAGCAAAAACTGTGGGTAGATAATTACGAAAACCCCGGAACAATGTCGGCTTCCAGTGGCAAAGTTGTAATCCCGGTGGAGTCGCCAGCAGAGCAGGAGGTA GAGCACCTGAAGAACGCTCGGAAGCTGCTGAAGGATGTTCAGAACGTGCCCACAATGAATAAGGAGAACGTTGGAAAGCTCAACAAGCTTCCGGCTTATCTGACGCATTCACACAAGGAGCTGGCCAAGAAGACGCTTTT ctcagaCGCATTGGAAGCTATCGAGTTGAAGCGGAAGAAGACAACGGCggttcagtcccagtccagcCAGACGTCGCCGGAGAAAAAACCAGCCACCATAACCAAACCGCAGATAACTATTGAAGATCTCACATCGTTGGAGGGCCCAAGCGAGCAGTACTGGGAGGTGTTGGCCGAAAGACGCCGGCTAGCGCTCGAGGAATCACTGGCGGAGAATCAGGAACTGTACGAGAAGGTCGGCGCACTGGAAGAGGAACTGAATCTGTCCAAAGAGATGCTCGCGGAGGCCCGCAATCTGGTGGAGGTGTTGACGGAGCTTTTGCAGGAAGGCGAAGCGGAAAGGGAAGAAGCCGGCAGTAGTAAGGAGGGAGTTCGACAGGTGGTGGACGATAGTGGCGTAGCTCCGGAGCCCGATTTGCCCAGCGACGAAGAGGATCTGTAA
- the LOC134206533 gene encoding geminin isoform X2, producing MSVLGAIFQPTIETPKFGKYKQFLVRFPQQKLWVDNYENPGTMSASSGKVVIPVESPAEQEEHLKNARKLLKDVQNVPTMNKENVGKLNKLPAYLTHSHKELAKKTLFSDALEAIELKRKKTTAVQSQSSQTSPEKKPATITKPQITIEDLTSLEGPSEQYWEVLAERRRLALEESLAENQELYEKVGALEEELNLSKEMLAEARNLVEVLTELLQEGEAEREEAGSSKEGVRQVVDDSGVAPEPDLPSDEEDL from the exons ATGTCAGTTTTAGGCGCAATTTTCCAACCAACGATCGAGACGCCGAAGTTCGGAAAatacaaacaatttttagtCCGTTTTCCACAGCAAAAACTGTGGGTAGATAATTACGAAAACCCCGGAACAATGTCGGCTTCCAGTGGCAAAGTTGTAATCCCGGTGGAGTCGCCAGCAGAGCAGGAG GAGCACCTGAAGAACGCTCGGAAGCTGCTGAAGGATGTTCAGAACGTGCCCACAATGAATAAGGAGAACGTTGGAAAGCTCAACAAGCTTCCGGCTTATCTGACGCATTCACACAAGGAGCTGGCCAAGAAGACGCTTTT ctcagaCGCATTGGAAGCTATCGAGTTGAAGCGGAAGAAGACAACGGCggttcagtcccagtccagcCAGACGTCGCCGGAGAAAAAACCAGCCACCATAACCAAACCGCAGATAACTATTGAAGATCTCACATCGTTGGAGGGCCCAAGCGAGCAGTACTGGGAGGTGTTGGCCGAAAGACGCCGGCTAGCGCTCGAGGAATCACTGGCGGAGAATCAGGAACTGTACGAGAAGGTCGGCGCACTGGAAGAGGAACTGAATCTGTCCAAAGAGATGCTCGCGGAGGCCCGCAATCTGGTGGAGGTGTTGACGGAGCTTTTGCAGGAAGGCGAAGCGGAAAGGGAAGAAGCCGGCAGTAGTAAGGAGGGAGTTCGACAGGTGGTGGACGATAGTGGCGTAGCTCCGGAGCCCGATTTGCCCAGCGACGAAGAGGATCTGTAA